A part of Aspergillus flavus chromosome 5, complete sequence genomic DNA contains:
- a CDS encoding uncharacterized protein (of unknown function-domain containing protein), with amino-acid sequence MTFFLWIPASFARWIRLKIYQYEVTFAVYMLTPTEKFIFNSLLLTLISMIITAIYVYLPDHIRSIYGHLYYYWAGERPFISSALPAISSVFREAGTQTLEVMYETAKNNAAAATDTIREL; translated from the exons ATGACATTCTTTCTCTGGATCCCAGCCTCTTTCGCCCGTTGGATTCGGttgaaaatatatcaatatgAGGTGACTTTTGCTGTATATATGCTCACCCCAACCGAAAAGTTCATCTTTA ATTCCCTCCTTCTTACTCTGATTTCAATGATCATCACCGCGATTTATGTCTACCTCCCCGACCACATCAGATCCATCTACGGCCACCTCTACTATTACTGGGCTGGCGAACGTCCCTTCATATCCTCCGCCTTGCCCGCGATCAGCTCGGTATTCCGCGAGGCCGGCACTCAGACACTAGAGGTCATGTACGAGACAGCAAAAAAtaatgctgctgctgccaccGATACAATCCGCGAACTATAA
- a CDS encoding D123-domain-containing protein (Cell division cycle protein), with protein MPHSDTEVPASAEASTDLPQRLPFPPVTHSHILHCSYHDWQPRYRALTPKSRLIPLTVPFISYLRADGIVLPPENATPTDDDNLDTYSDDEADEQPDPSTEWEEIHTQIKTTISELGGIITPKLNWSAPKDATWMAATNDMQCRTPNDIYLLLKSSDFISHDLELPFDDCVPDMPDSTTTPDVPYHLVLRKYVNFNPSLEFRCFVRDRVLLCICQRDQNHFDFLFPLRETLRSRIQAFFDEKLKDTFPDPSFVFDVYIPPPHQRVWLIDINPWAVRTDPLLFSWLEILNMKDPIGIQEEDGAEEQFVRLSLNGNTVTGVVGAAEGSESSDTEDESADDVDEDSPFFPEFRLVKRDDPEAYAFTTPQYSAHKLPKEVVDASISGPGGMSEFLGKWQDILAKQAQESDTDSDGGQ; from the exons ATGCCTCATTCTGACACTGAGGTGCCGGCTTCAGCGGAGGCTTCAACAGACCTGCCTCAGCGACTCCCCTTTCCTCCAGTCACTCACTCTCACATCTTGCACTGTTCCTATCATGACTGGCAACCTCG CTACCGTGCGCTTACACCGAAATCGCGTCTTATCCCCTTGACTGTGCCCTTCATCTCCTATCTCCGCGCAGACGGTATTGTGTTGCCACCCGAAAATGCGACGCCCACAGACGACGACAACCTAGACACGTATTCCGATGACGAGGCCGACGAACAGCCAGACCCATCGACCGAATGGGAAGAAATTCACACCCAGATCAAGACAACAATCTCCGAGCTTGGAGGTATCATAACCCCGAAGTTGAATTGGAGTGCCCCCAAAGATGCAACCTGGATGGCTGCGACAAACGATATGCAATGCCGCACACCAAACGACATCTACCTCCTCTTGAAGAGCAGTGACTTTATCAGCCATGACCTGGAGCTTCCCTTCGATGATTGTGTCCCGGATATGCCGGATTCGACGACCACCCCCGACGTTCCATACCATCTCGTGCTTCGCAAATACGTCAACTTCAACCCCTCCCTTGAGTTTCGGTGCTTTGTGCGCGATCGCGTGCTTCTCTGTATTTGTCAGCGGGACCAAAACCACTTtgatttcctctttcctttgcGCGAGACCCTTAGATCTCGGATTCAAGCATTCTTCGATGAGAAACTGAAGGATACATTCCCTGATCCTAGCTTTGTCTTCGACGTGTACattcctcctccgcatcaGCGAGTTTGGCTCATTGACATCAACCCATGGGCTGTGAGGACCGATCCGTTGTTGTTCAGCTGGCTTGAGATCTTGAACATGAAAGACCCAATCGGAAtccaggaagaggatggcgCCGAAGAGCAGTTCGTCCGACTGTCACTCAATGGGAACACTGTCACTGGTGTAGTGGGAGCCGCTGAAGGTTCTGAATCGTCCGATACGGAGGATGAGTCCGCCGATGATGTGGACGAGGACTCCCCTTTCTTCCCCGAGTTCCGTCTCGTGAAGCGTGATGATCCGGAAGCTTATGCATTTACCACACCACAATATTCTGCTCACAAGCTGCCAAAGGAGGTCGTCGATGCCTCGATCTCAGGCCCAGGTGGTATGAGTGAGTTTTTGGGCAAATGGCAGGATATTCTAGCCAAGCAGGCACAAGAGTCGGATACGGATAGTGATGGTGGACAATGA
- a CDS encoding peptidyl-tRNA hydrolase domain protein — protein sequence MLLRNLIPRNLLPYTQPIASLRCFTTTFHLTNKPLPPRLKLHDADLTISYLKGTGPGGQKINKTNSAVQLIHKPTGLVVKSQATRSRSQNEKIARQLLADKVEQLEKGDQSRAAIKADRARKKKASKVKKSRRKYREFGNGHEEVQEQEDRDGEGHQEPVGDESSTTVPASQTHGK from the exons ATGCTACTGCGAAACCTCATCCCGCGTAATCTCCTGCCATATACCCAACCAATCGCCTCGCTTAGATGCTTTACAACTACTTTCCACCTTACCAATAAGCCATTACCGCCTCGGTTGAAACTTCACGATGCCGATCTGACCATATCATATCTCAAGGGCACTGGCCCTGGAGGTCAGAAGATT AATAAAACCAACTCTGCCGTTCAACTCATTCACAAACCTACCGGTCTCGTGGTGAAATCACAAGCCACTCGCTCCCGTTCCCAGAATGAGAAGATCGCGCGACAACTTCTCGCTGACAAAGTGGAGCAGTTAGAGAAAGGAGACCAGAGCCGCGCTGCGATCAAAGCGGATCGTgctcggaagaagaaggctagtaaggtgaagaagagccgGAGAAAGTATCGCGAATTTGGAAATGGTCACGAAGAAGTGCAAGAGCAGGAGGACCGTGATGGTGAAGGCCATCAGGAGCCGGTCGGGGATGAGTCGTCAACGACAGTCCCGGCCAGCCAGACGCATGGCAAATGA
- a CDS encoding ClpP/crotonase-like domain-containing protein, which produces MATEDLVKLTYQDRIAIITFNRPEKLNALNQDLYYLLGERLREIDKREDIFITILTGKGRFFSAGADVTSTRPSGDLSSNVRRELTRSFVVNNIDITNTVAHHSKILVAALNGPAVGLSAALVAMADFIYATPHTFLLTPFSSLGLVAEGGSSRALVERLGISKANEALIMSKKITCEELVATGFVNKVISAPSGRKDDSDGFLEKVLEEVEDRLGTHLSQSSLLGIKELIRRPEREILDRQNYLEVFAGLQRFLKGIPQEEFRRLASGEKKHKL; this is translated from the exons ATGGCAACCGAAGACCTTGTCAAGCTTACTTACCAAGACCGAATTGCAATCATCACATTCAACAGACCGGAGAAGCTCAATGCCCTCAACCAAGACCTCTATTACCTACTTGGGGAACGTCTTCGGGAAATCGACAAGCGCGAggacatcttcatcaccaTCCTGACCGGCAAAGGACGATTCTTCTCAGC CGGAGCAGATGTTACATCGACCCGTCCAAGCGGCGACCTGAGCAGCAATGTCCGCCGCGAGCTCACGCGGTCCTTTGTCGTCAACAACATCGACATCACGAACACCGTGGCCCACCACTCCAAGATCCTGGTAGCTGCTTTGAACGGCCCTGCGGTCGGTCTTTCCGCTGCACTGGTCGCCATGGCCGACTTCATCTACGCCACGCCGCATACCTTCCTGCTCACCCCGTTCTCCTCTCTTGGTCTTGTCGCCGAGGGTGGCTCTTCGCGCGCTCTTGTCGAGCGCCTTGGCATCTCTAAGGCTAATGAGGCCCTCATCATGAGCAAGAAGATTACCTGTGAGGAGCTTGTGGCGACTGGGTTCGTGAACAAGGTTATCTCTGCGCCGTCGGGCAGGAAGGATGATTCGGATGGtttcctggagaaggtccTTGAGGAAGTTGAGGATCGTCTTGGCACTCACCTGAGCCAGTCTAGTCTCCTGGGGATTAAGGAGTTGATCCGCAGACCAGAGCGGGAGATTCTGGACCGTCAGAATTACCTTGAGGTGTTTGCTGGGTTGCAGAGGTTCCTGAAAGGTATACCCCAGGAGGAGTTCCGGCGGTTGGCttcgggagagaagaagcatAAGCTGTAG